The DNA segment GGTACCATTTACAATGCCCTGGGCCTGTTTGACCGCAGCACCGACATTGGAATGTTTGGAATGGGGATCAATGCCAGCAATGATATCGTCACCCTGGACCCCCAGTTTGTGATTTTCCAGCTGACCCTCTCTGCCCTGCTGCTGCTGGTTTCCGGCTGGCTGTTTGACCAGCAGGACCTCTGAGCCTATACTGATGTATTGCCTTTAGGAGGACACCATGGCAGAACCCAACATCGATAAAATGCTCGCCCTGACCAACAGCAAGTACAGCCTGTCTGTGGTGGTCGCCAAGCGCGCCCTGCAACTGAAAGCAGGCACCCCCAGCGCCCTCCCTGTGGACCAGCGGGCCAAGATCCGCAACCTGGTGACCGTCGCCATGCGCGAACTCGCCAGCGGCAAACTGCAGGTTGGTGAAAACCTCATCGACGAGGAGAAGCTGGCCCAGGACCTGCAACGCACCAAACAGGCCCTGTTACAGGCCCAGACCGTTCACGCTTTAGAGCGGGACTGATCCCAAAGCAAAGGGCGCAGCACGCTGCACCCCTACAAAATCTTCCTCTCAATGCAGAGGAGGATTTTTTTATGTCTGTGAGGGCAGCTTTTCCATCACCAGCTTTGTGATGGCCTCGTCTGGCCCTCCCTCTTCACAGCGGGTCAGCATCTCCTGTGGGATCACCACATCCAGCCCTGCGCCTTCCAGAACAGTCAGGGCAGCAGGATCTCCAGAGAAAGCATGGCCGAACACGTGGATGGTGTACATCATGTGCTGGGTTTCGCCTGTACAGCACCCCCAGAGTTCTACATCTTCAGACTGCAGGTGCAAATCCAGTTCTTCCCGGATTTCCCGCAGAATGGCCTGCAGTGGGGTTTCGCCTGCTTCCAGACCGCCTCCAAAGTAACCCCACAGGGGTGGTTTGTAGCCCCTGCGGTCCTGCACAATGATGTGTTTTCCGTCTGGCAGGTGCAGCACCAGCACAGCATTGTTCTTGAGGGTCTTCATTTGGAAAAAGCTTTGTAGCCTTTTGGAATGGCGTAATTGAATTTTTCCTGTCCCAGGTTGATCCTGACCCATTTCTGGTTTTGCAGCCCTTTTAAAGACACGCTGGAAGACACCAGGGCGTGGTAAGGCTGGCCCAGCTTGAGGTCCAGTCCGGTGTTGCCTCCGGGTTCATCCCTCCAGATGCCGTCCTGCATGGTGTAGATTTTGCCGTTGTCCAGATCGAAAGCGATGCCCACGATGTTCTTGCGGTCCTGGGTCATGTACTTGCGCACATTCACTGTCCAGCCAGACTGCATGTGGTCAGACGCCACCCCGATGTACAGAGAAACCTCCTGCTTCCTGGCAATTTGTGGGGTGTTGACCTCGACTTCAAAGTAATATTTGCCCTTGCTGTACTGCTGCGAACTGTAGAATTCGTAGTCGTCTGCGCTGTAGTTTTCAGCGATCAGGTCCTGTCTGGGGTTGTAGGTTTTCAGTTCCTCAATGCGGGCATCGGTGAAGCGCACCACACAGACCGTCTGGTAGGGGTCTTTGAGGATCTTCTGGAACCACTTTTCCCGGTTGGTTTCCTTGCTGTCCAGCTTGCAGGACTGGTCGCGGGTTTTCAGCCACTGGCGCTGTTCAGAGCGCAGGGTGTTCTGCTGGGCAGTGCTGAGGGTTTTCAGGAGTTTCTGGTATTCGCTGTTGATCAGGGCGTCTGAAGAGCGCAATTCAGAGGCCAGACAGGTCTTCCAGGCTGCGTCACTGGAGGAAGCTTCGCAGGACGCGGCAAATGCAGAACCGAGGGCACCAAAGGCCAGCAGTGCAAACAGGGGTTTCATGCTGTCATTCTGAACTTCTGCTCTGGATCCTGTGGTGTTTTCTGACACGCAGGTGAAGTACACCATTCTGGAAAGTGGTACTTTGGCGGTATGCATCGAGTTCTGGTGATGGTCTGCGCATCGGTGGCCGCCATGAAAGCCCCTTTTGTCCTCAGGCGCATCCGGGAGGCGGGTTTTGAAACCCGTGTGATCGCCACCGCGCACGCCCTGAATTTCACAACCCCTCTGGCGTTAAGCAGCGCTTCTGGAAACCCTGTGTACACCAATGAAAGCTGGTTCAGTGCACAGGCCGGAGCGCAACACCTGGAACTGGCCCACTGGGCGGATGCTGTGGTGATCGTGGCGGCCAGTGCAGATTTCATGGCCTGTGCAGCACTGGGCCTGGGTTCCGATCTGGGCCAAGCCACCCTGCTTTCGGTGCGGGGTCCGGTGTTGTGGGCACCTGCCATGAATCCTGCCATGTGGGAGCATCCTGCCACAGCAGCACACAGGCAAACCCTGCAAAGCTGGGGGCACCAGTTTCTGGGACCGACTTCTGGAAAACTGGGCACAAAAGGCGAGGGGGAAGGCATGGGCCGCATGCTGGAACCCGAGGAGATCGCAGAGCAGGTGAAGCGCGTCTTTGCCCCGAAAGACATGTCTGGCAAAAAGGTGCTGATCAGCGCTGGC comes from the Deinococcus roseus genome and includes:
- the rpoZ gene encoding DNA-directed RNA polymerase subunit omega; amino-acid sequence: MAEPNIDKMLALTNSKYSLSVVVAKRALQLKAGTPSALPVDQRAKIRNLVTVAMRELASGKLQVGENLIDEEKLAQDLQRTKQALLQAQTVHALERD
- a CDS encoding NUDIX domain-containing protein; translation: MKTLKNNAVLVLHLPDGKHIIVQDRRGYKPPLWGYFGGGLEAGETPLQAILREIREELDLHLQSEDVELWGCCTGETQHMMYTIHVFGHAFSGDPAALTVLEGAGLDVVIPQEMLTRCEEGGPDEAITKLVMEKLPSQT
- a CDS encoding lysozyme inhibitor LprI family protein, which gives rise to MKPLFALLAFGALGSAFAASCEASSSDAAWKTCLASELRSSDALINSEYQKLLKTLSTAQQNTLRSEQRQWLKTRDQSCKLDSKETNREKWFQKILKDPYQTVCVVRFTDARIEELKTYNPRQDLIAENYSADDYEFYSSQQYSKGKYYFEVEVNTPQIARKQEVSLYIGVASDHMQSGWTVNVRKYMTQDRKNIVGIAFDLDNGKIYTMQDGIWRDEPGGNTGLDLKLGQPYHALVSSSVSLKGLQNQKWVRINLGQEKFNYAIPKGYKAFSK